The window CATTTCTATCAATCAATTCACCTAATGATTTGATTATACTATCTCTATCTTCTCCTTCCATATCAAGGACAATTAAATCTTCATTTATTAAAGAACTCATCTCTATCACCTCTTAAATAATAAGTTTTTTATATCTTCTTTTGTAGTAGCTCTTTTAATTGCTTCTAATACTTGTTTATCATCAAGAATTCTATGAAAATATCTGAAGAAATTCTTAGATTTTTCTTTTTCCAAAGCCAGTAAGAGAATAATACTTACTTTTTCATTTCCCCATTTTATTGGGTTATCTAAAGTAGCTACAGCTATCTTAGATTTTAAAACATAACTATCTCTACCATGAGGAATAGCAACTTCATTGCCTACAGCAGTGGATGTTATCTTTTCCCTCTCTAATGCTGAATCTATAAACTCTTCTTCAACTAGTTCTTTATTTAAAAGTTCAGTGCTCAGCCTTTTAATAATCTCTTCTTTTGAATCTAAATCTAAATTTATATAGATTAGTTCATCATCAAACAACTCTTTAATCTCATTAGACACTTGTTCTAATTTCAACTTTTCATTTTCTTTATCTTGAATTAAATAATTGATTTTACTTTTAATTAAGTTAATATCATTTTCTGTCAATAAAACACTAACTTGTACCACAGGTTTAGAAATATCACTTATCGGAATAGTACTAATAACTATATCTACATCTTCTAATTCTCTATTCTTCAATTCATGTACTGACATTAAATCTAATATCTCTATTCCAGATAATCTCTTTCTTAATCTAGTTGCTAGCAATTGAGAAGTACCAACTCCACTACTACATACAATAATCACTTTAATCTTATTACTAACCCTTTCTAAAGCAGCACCTAAGTGTAATGCTATATATCCAATCTCTTCTTCATTGACTTTAATGCCTAAATGCTTTTCAAATACTATACTAGTAGCCCAAGCAGCTCCAAAGATACTAGGATAATTATTCTTGATTTCATCTAAAATTGGATTTCTAAGGCTCATTCCATATTTTAAGCGATTAATAGCAGGTCTTAAATGTAAAACTAGTCCTAATAATAACTGTTCATCCTCGCTTAAATTAGCACCTAGCACATCACCTGCCATATAAATAATATCCTTAGCAATTTCAATTACCTTCTGGTCTGTATTCTCTAAAACATCATTTATATCTTTACTAATAATGTTCTGTTGTACTTTAGAGCCTAAAATATGAAGAGAGATATAACCTAATTCAGCTTCTGGTATCTGTACATCCAACTCTTCTTCTAAATTCTTAGCTATTACCTTGGCAATTTCAAACTCTTCTGTCTTTTTTAAGGAATTTAACTGCTCCTTTTCCATTTTAATATCTTTTCCTTTGCTTAACCTCTTTAAGCTAATAGCAATGTGAATAACTAACCCTACAAAAGCTTCGTCAGTAAATATAAATTTTAGGTCTCTTTCTATCTCCCCTAAAACATTCTCAATCTTTCGAAAATTAATATTATTAAAAAGTTCTCGTAATTGTTGATAAGTTTTATTATCTATTCTACTATCTATTATTATTGGATCAGTTACATCTTCTAACATCGCTTTTAATTCTTGGTTATCTTTAAATTGCGCCAACAGATCAGCTACTGCTCTTCTCCAATTCTTCTCTTCCCCTTTAACTTCAACTCCATAATTCTGCTTTCTCTCTAAAAGCAAATCATATTTATTCAACCACTTTTCCACATCTTCTAAATCATTATAAATAGTAGTTCTACTAACATATAACTCTTCTCCTAAACTTTTCATTGTATACTTGTTTTCAGATTGCAATAAGCATTTTAGAATATACTTCTGTCTAGTTTCTGAAGAAAAAGGATCTCTATAACTTTCAGAACTAAAGAGTTCATTCTTTAATTTATTCTTATATTCAGGATCAACCTCTAGCCAGATTCCTACTCTAGGTTTCTTAATCAACTTAATTTCATCATTATTCAAGACATCTTCCAGCTTCTTTAGATCACTTCTAATTGTCCTAGCAGATACTTCAAACTCCTTAGCTAAGTCTTTGATAGTGATTGCCTCTTCTTGATCTAATAAAATCGACAATATCTTAGTACTTCTTTCATTTGGTAATGCTAGCATCTTTATCACCTTATTATTTGTTGTAGTTTTCCACTATTATTTCCGGAAAAACCCCACTAATGAGGAAATTAGTTAACTATCTTCTTTAACCTTAATCTTATTATACTACATAAACCCTTGCTTTCCTAGGCTTCAAAAGCCATAATACCTTCCACTTTAATACGGAAACTCTTTACAAATAACTTCCTCAATTATATAGGTATGTGAATTCAAAATGAAATATTAGTGGTATATTGAGACACTTTAGTAATCAGTGACAAGTAACGGGTAACGAGTAAAAACCTTCTCTCGTTATTGTCTTAATATCTCTCTAAAGACATATTTAAATGAGTAAAAAGTCTGTTCTTATCACTATTCACTCATCACTTATTAAAAAGGCGAGCTAGTTGCCCGCCATTAGTATTGTATTATTTAATTAACTCCATTACAGCTTCTTTTAAATTAGATAATTTCTCATCAGCAGCTAAATTACTATCTGCTACAACAGAGAAGTAGAATTTAATTTTCGGTTCTGTACCAGATGGTCTAACTGTTACTAAGCTATCATCTTCTAATAAGAATTGTAATACGTTGGATTCTGGCAAATCGATAGTCTTCTCTTCTCCAGTAATTATATCATATTCTCTGCTAACCAAATAATCCTTGATAACTACTACCTTCTGGCCATTGATTTCTGCTGGACTATTTTCACGCAGAGATTTTAATAAAGAAGCAATCTTTTCCTTTCCTGCTTTTCCTGGCATCTTAATTGCTTCTAAATCTGCTTTATAATAGCCATACTCCTCATACATTCTCATCAACTCTTGATAAAGTGAACTATCTTGAGATTGATAATAAGCTGCCATCTCAGCAATTAACATTGTTGCTACTATAGCATCTTTATCGCGAGCATGAGTCCCATATAAATAACCATAACTTTCCTCAAAACCAAATAAATATTCTTTATCATACTTTCCTTCTTCAAACTCTCTAATCTTTTCACCAATATATTTAAATCCTGTTAAGGTATCCATTACATCAAGATTATATTTTTTAGCAATAGGATTAATCATTTCAGTTGTTACAACAGTTTTGATAACCACAGCATTATCAGGAATCTCATCTAAAGATTTCACTATGTATTCAGTCAATAATATTCCAACTTCATTCCCATTTAAAAAGACCCAATTATCATCAGTATCCTTGACAGCAATACCTACCCTATCGGCATCAGGGTCATTAGCCATAACCAATTGGGCATCTGTTTGATCAGCTAATTTAATCCCCATCTCAAAAACATTAGGCTCCTCTGGATTAGGATAAGCTACTGTAGGAAATTCTGGGTCTGGTGCTTCTTGTTCCTTAACCACATGTAAGTTCTTAAAACCTAATTCCCTTAAAATTCTCTTTACAAGCATATTACCAGTCCCATGTAATGGAGTATAAACAAGATGGAAATCATCAGCTACTTCTTTGATTACTTCAGGATTTAAAGATAAATCCTTTAAAGTTTTGATATACTTATCATCCATTTCAGGGTCAATAATCTCAAATAATCCTCCTTCTCTAGCTACTTCTTCTGAAGTAATCTTTACCTCTTCAAAGTTCTCAATAGCATTGACTTCAGCAATAATACCTTTATCATGAGGTGGAACAATCTGACCTCCATCTTCCCAATATACCTTGTAACCACTATATTCTGGCGGATTATGGCTTGCTGTCAGCATAATACCAGCAGTAGCTTCTAACTCTCTAACTGCAAAAGAAAGCTCTGGAGTTGGACGTAAATCATCAAATAAATAAGCCTTAATCCCATTAGCTGCCAATACCAATGCAGCTTCTATAGCAAATTCTCTAGACTTATATCTAGAATCATGAGAGATTACAACTCCCTTAGATTTATCACCATTTTCAGTAATATAATTAGCTAATCCTTGAGTAGCTTTTCTAACTACATATTTATTAATTCTATTGGTTCCAGCACCAATAACTCCCCTTAATCCACCAGTTCCAAAGTCTAAACTGGTATAAAATCTATCTTCAATCTCTTTTTCATTCCCACTAATTTTTTCTAACTCTTCTTTAGTCTCTTGATCGAAATAATCATTATTTAACCATGCTTGATATTTACTTTGGTAATTCATTATAAACACCTCCTTTTATCCTATATTTTAACTATTATCAATAACAATATTTAAAGACCTTTAATCTGTTTAATCTCTTCTTGAGAGTAACCTAATTCCTCTAGCTCTGCTTTTAATTCAGCTAAATCTCTAATATAAGATTTAATCAACTTACACTCTCCAATAAGTTCATACTCACCAAGGGCTGCTGGTAATAAGAGAGTTTCTCCTGCCTTTAGATCCATCTCTCCACCTTCATAAGAAAGCTTTGCCTTACCTTCTAATCCCATCAATACATAAAAACGCTCATGATTAGTATCAGCACTATACTTTTCAGTAATATCTAAAGTTTCTGTAGTAAAGTAAGGGCAAGCTACTAGAATAGTTCTAACATAACCATCCTCTTTTATCTCTAAACCAACTACCTTATCTTCGGGTTCTGCACCAAACTCAATTACATCTAAGGCAGATTCAATATGTAATTCACGAGGCTTGCCATCTTGCCCCATTCGATTCCAATCATAAACTCGATAAGTAGTATCAGAGTTCTGCTGAATCTCTGCAATTAAGATCCCTTCCTCAATGGCATGGACAGTTCCTGAAGGCATATAAAGGACATCTCCAGCCTCTACATTAATCTCAATTAAGTTCTCTTCTAATCTTCCCTCTTTGATAGAAGCAGCAAACTCATCCTTATCTACTTCAGGCTTAACCCCATAGACCAATTTAGCATCTTCTTGGGCATCAATCACATACCACATCTCTGTTTTCCCTAATTCTCCATTCTCATACTGATGAGCATATTCATCATCTGGATGCACCTGTACTGATAGTTTATCATTAGCATCTAAGATTTTGATAAGTAAAGGAAATTTTTCATAATAATCCTCTTTAGCTTCAACCCCTAGAATCTTCTCTCTCTCTTCTTTAATTGCTTCCATTAAACCTTTTCCTGCTAAATTACCATTACTAATTACACTTGTACCATTCTCATGGGCTGCTATCTCCCAGCTCTCTCCGATTGACCCTGCTGGTAATTTCCTAGAGAATTTCTCTTCTAAAGCCCTACCTCCCCAGATCTTTTCCTTATAAATCGGCTCAAACTTTAATGGATACATTATTTTCTCATCCTTTCTATATTGTTATAATAAATTCAAATTTACTAAAGCAGTAGCAACTGCACCCTTAACTCCTACATCACTACCTAACTTAGCAGTAGTGATTGTTGTACCTTCTGCTAAGAAATCTAAAGCTCTAACCTTCACAGTCTCCTTCACCTTAGCCTCAAATAAATCCCAAGAAGCAATAACTCCACCACCAATAATAATCTTCTCAGGGTTAAAATTATTAATTAAGTTAGCCAACCCTATACCTAAATAATTTGATCAATTATCTCTTGAGCTAGCTGATCACCCTTTCTAGCAGCCTCTGCAACAGTAGCACCATTAATTTCTGCTAAATCCTCTACCAATTCAGCAATTAAAGTATCTTTACCTGACTGTACAGCCTCTTGACCCATTCTACCTAAGGCAGTACCAGAGGCTAAGACCTCAAAACAACCATAGTTACCACAACCACATTGCAAATCGCTATAGGGATCTAAAGTAGCATGTCCCACTTCACCTGCTCCACTATTTGCTCCATGAACAATCTCATTATTAATTATTACTCCAGCACCAATCCCAGTACTAATAGTTATGTAAATTAAGTCACTAACACCTTTTCCTGCTCCAAACCACTTCTCTGCTAAAGTAGCAGCATTGGCATCATTCTCTAAAAATACTGGTACTTTAAACTCTGCTAACTCTGCTAAGACATCTACATTCTCTAAATCTAAATTAGGAGGATTGACAATTACTCTCGTTTTGACATCTAAAGGACCTGGACTACCTAACCCAATTCCTTTAACTGCTTTCATATCAATCTCTGCTTCTTCTAAAACATTATAAATAGTTTTTTTGATGTTATTAAAGATTTTATCCTTACCCTTCTTAGCTTCTGTAGCTACTTTACACTTAGCTATAATATTTCCCTCTAAGTCTGCTACAGCAGTTAAAATCTTTGTACCACCTAAATCAACACCTACTACATAAGATTTAGCCATGTCATCACCTAGTTTCTTTTTTTATTAGTTGCTAGAAGCTAACAGCTACAAACCAATAGCTACTTGATACTTATACTATAAGTACAAGAGAATTCTACTCCAGGCTGTAGAACTTCGATCCCTTCTTTAGTCTTCAAATTACCATCAGAATCTTTCAGATCAGCAACCCCATACCAAGGCTCAATACAGATAAAAGGTGCTCCACTTGGTGGTGACCAAATACCCATATACGGAAAACCAGCAAATTCTACTTTAACCTCTCTATTGGACTTCTTGCTCTTTAATGAAACTGACTTTGATTTTAAACCTTTTAGAATCAAAGCATCATTTTGAAATAAGTCTTCAGCTAAAGGTTTAATATTATTATTAGCTAAAAATTCTATAGTGGTATCACTCAATAATCCTTCATCTAATAAATAAGCTCTTAGCTCTTTATCCTCTTCAAACTCTAAATAATAGTCCTCTTTATTCTCTCCTTCTTCTAAAGGCCAATTAAAGGCTGGATGAGCTCCTATAGAGAAAAACATAGTTTCCTTATCTTTATTTTTAACAAAATAACTAATCTCAACCTTATTAGCTACTAGTTTATACTCAATATCTAATTCAAACTGATAAGGATACTTCTTTAATAACTCTTTGTTACTTACTAACCTGTATACTACCCTTTGCTCCTCCTGCTCAACTAAATCAAATTGATTGTCTCTAGCAAATCCATGTTGAGTAAGATTGAAGATTTCATCATTTACTTTATACTGATCGTTCTTTACCTTACCTACAATCGGAAATAATACTGGTGCATGGCGTCCCCAATACTTTGGGTCAGCCTTCCATAAATATTCTTGATTATCCTCTTTTAGCTCTAGACTAGTCATCTCTGCTCCCTGACTAGCTATCTTAACCCTAATTAATTCATTCTCTATTATTGTCATTATCTTTACCTCCTATATTCTTTGTATTTGAAAAATAAGTTAGTAATCACTACCTTAATACCTTTCTATTGTATCAAATTTCTTGACACCATAAAAAGTAATTTTAAATAAAATACCTAATTTTCATCTATAACTTTAATCTATCTTGCCTAGCAAGCTCATAAATCTCTGACCCCAATTAAGATGCTTTAATTCCTTCTTTATTGTTTAGTAATATAAAATAAATTATACCTGTTACCAAAGCTATTAGACTAAGGTATAGATAAAGGTTACTTCCTCCTAATTTATCATAAATAACTCTACCAATTAAGCTGGCACATATAGCACTAATACCACTAGTAGTAGCATATAGATTCTGCCCTGTAGCCTTAAATCTATCGCCACTATTTACATTAATAAAGTTGATAGGTGTGATCGGATTCCAAAAGACTGAAAAGATGGTCATAATCAAAATAACTATTAAGAAATTATCAGTTAATAAAAAAGAAAAGCCAAATAATATCATACCTATAATAGCAAACATTAGTAATCTTTTATTGATTCAATAATAATCAGATATAAGACCCCAAATTGGCAAAGTCAACAAAGCAACTCCTTTTGCAATTCGTTGATTAAACCAAACAGATAGATAAATAGAATAAACTTAGTTCTTTTTGTAATATGCTTAGAAAAAGATTAATAATAATTTTGCTTAATTCTGAAAGGAAATTGGATTAGATAAAATAAAAAATCAGACATCATCTAGATAAATAAAAACTAAATCTAGAAGGATGGCTGATTATAATTAATATCATAATCATTAAATTAAATAAATATAAACAGGATTTAAGCTGGTGTAGATTTATAAGCCCTTTATGCAGTTGTTTATTAATATAGCTATCAAAATCTAAAGTAAAATCTATAAATAATCTTGTATTTTTATTTTTTACTCGTCACTCGTTACCGTAATCAAACTTAAACTTAATTTAAATTTCACCCTAAAGTTGGGTGACTATATTAATCTCTATAAACTACAATCTACTTCTAATACTATCTATCTTAGCTCTAATATCTTCTGCTCCTACTATCTCTGTTACCATAGAAACACATTTCGCACCAAGACTAATAATCTGCTCTACATTCTGCTCTTTAATTCCACCAATAGCTACAAAAGGGATCTCAAAATTATTAGCAACATACTCTAAATATTCTAAACCTACAGGATCACAGACATCCTCTTTAGTATAGGTTTTGAAGATAGGTCCTACACCAATATAGTCTGCCCCTCTCTTGACAGCATCTTCAGCCTGCTGCGGCGAATGGGTTGACAGACCTATTATCTTATCTTCACCAAGCAACTTTCGCACCTCTTCTAGAGGTAAATCCTCTTGACCGATATGCACACCATCTGCATCTATTGCCATAGCCAAATGGATATCATCATTAATGATAAAGGTTACCCCTGCTTTCCTAGTCATCTCTCTTAACTTCTTACACTCCTCATATTTATAAAGCATCTTCTTCTTTTTTTCTCGATACTGAATAACCTTAACTTCAGCAGCGATCATCTCCTCTACTACCTCAATATTGCTTCTTCCTAAAGAAAACTTTTCAGCAGTAATACAGTATAAATCAGTAGTTAACCTCTCTTGCTTATTCATACCCTTCCCTCCAATACAGCCTCTAAAATCAAATCGGCCTGTTTAGCTGCTACTATATTAACCCTAGGAGATAAGGGAGGATTATCATCACTCACCTCAGTAATAAAATCTCCTACTATATAAAAATTATCATTAAATCTCTTAGTCTGAATTTTATCAGTATTTCCCCAGCCAGCCAAGCCTGAAGCAAAGACTAGAAATTTATCTGAATTGATATACTCATCTACTATCATCTTCTTACTCTTTACTTCATCAAAGGCCTCTACTATAATATCACAATCATCGAAGAATTGACTAATATTATCACTGTTTACTCGCTTTACTATAGCTTCAAACTCTAAATCAGGATTGATCTTTAGAAGATTCTCCTTTAAAGCCAATACCTTTGCCTGACTTACTTGCTCAGTAAAATAGAATTGGCGATTTAAATTAGGGTACTCGACCTTATCAAAGTCTACAATAACAAAGTTCTTAAAGCCACTTCTTACTAAATTAAAGGCACAGTTAGAACCAAGTCCTCCTGCTCCACCGATTCCTACCTTAACTGACTGTAATTTATTTAAATTTTCTTCTCCAATATAACCTACCACTGCCTTTTCAAAGTCATTCATTTAATTAAAGCCCCCCATACTGACTTAATTAATATATAATAACATCTAAATATTTTAGATTAGTAATTATAAATTTAATTAAAGAATAAAAATTTTTTGCCACGGATAAGCACAGATTTTCACGGATTAAAACCAAATAATAATTATATTTTTTGTTAATCTTTTATCTGTATTTCATTTATACTAATCTGTGGCTAACTATTTCATTTCTTTTTCTTGTCCTATATAGTTAATAATTATTCATTACACATTATTAATGGCTTTATAATTGTTGCCAATCCTTAAAGACAGGTTGATAACCTCTATTTAACAATAACTCCTTTATCTCTGCAACGGTTCTTTCATCAGAGATATCAAATTGTTTTACCCCTTTATCCTTAGCATATCCACCAACGGCTGTTGAAGACTCTGCTGACATCTTAGTAATACCTAAAGGTAATAGATTGTCTCTTAACTTATCACTCTCTCTAGTAGATAAGCTGATTCCTACACGTGGTAAAAATAATCTATAAGCTAGAATAATCTGTACCAAGGCAAGATCATCTACAATGGAATTTGATTGAAAAGAACCTAAATGGGGGCGTAACCTTGGCAAAGAAAGACTAATCTCAGTATCCATATAATTATTCTGAAGATAATTAGCATGTAAGCCAGC of the Orenia metallireducens genome contains:
- a CDS encoding BglG family transcription antiterminator, whose product is MLALPNERSTKILSILLDQEEAITIKDLAKEFEVSARTIRSDLKKLEDVLNNDEIKLIKKPRVGIWLEVDPEYKNKLKNELFSSESYRDPFSSETRQKYILKCLLQSENKYTMKSLGEELYVSRTTIYNDLEDVEKWLNKYDLLLERKQNYGVEVKGEEKNWRRAVADLLAQFKDNQELKAMLEDVTDPIIIDSRIDNKTYQQLRELFNNINFRKIENVLGEIERDLKFIFTDEAFVGLVIHIAISLKRLSKGKDIKMEKEQLNSLKKTEEFEIAKVIAKNLEEELDVQIPEAELGYISLHILGSKVQQNIISKDINDVLENTDQKVIEIAKDIIYMAGDVLGANLSEDEQLLLGLVLHLRPAINRLKYGMSLRNPILDEIKNNYPSIFGAAWATSIVFEKHLGIKVNEEEIGYIALHLGAALERVSNKIKVIIVCSSGVGTSQLLATRLRKRLSGIEILDLMSVHELKNRELEDVDIVISTIPISDISKPVVQVSVLLTENDINLIKSKINYLIQDKENEKLKLEQVSNEIKELFDDELIYINLDLDSKEEIIKRLSTELLNKELVEEEFIDSALEREKITSTAVGNEVAIPHGRDSYVLKSKIAVATLDNPIKWGNEKVSIILLLALEKEKSKNFFRYFHRILDDKQVLEAIKRATTKEDIKNLLFKR
- the thiE gene encoding thiamine phosphate synthase, coding for MNKQERLTTDLYCITAEKFSLGRSNIEVVEEMIAAEVKVIQYREKKKKMLYKYEECKKLREMTRKAGVTFIINDDIHLAMAIDADGVHIGQEDLPLEEVRKLLGEDKIIGLSTHSPQQAEDAVKRGADYIGVGPIFKTYTKEDVCDPVGLEYLEYVANNFEIPFVAIGGIKEQNVEQIISLGAKCVSMVTEIVGAEDIRAKIDSIRSRL
- a CDS encoding phospho-sugar mutase, yielding MNYQSKYQAWLNNDYFDQETKEELEKISGNEKEIEDRFYTSLDFGTGGLRGVIGAGTNRINKYVVRKATQGLANYITENGDKSKGVVISHDSRYKSREFAIEAALVLAANGIKAYLFDDLRPTPELSFAVRELEATAGIMLTASHNPPEYSGYKVYWEDGGQIVPPHDKGIIAEVNAIENFEEVKITSEEVAREGGLFEIIDPEMDDKYIKTLKDLSLNPEVIKEVADDFHLVYTPLHGTGNMLVKRILRELGFKNLHVVKEQEAPDPEFPTVAYPNPEEPNVFEMGIKLADQTDAQLVMANDPDADRVGIAVKDTDDNWVFLNGNEVGILLTEYIVKSLDEIPDNAVVIKTVVTTEMINPIAKKYNLDVMDTLTGFKYIGEKIREFEEGKYDKEYLFGFEESYGYLYGTHARDKDAIVATMLIAEMAAYYQSQDSSLYQELMRMYEEYGYYKADLEAIKMPGKAGKEKIASLLKSLRENSPAEINGQKVVVIKDYLVSREYDIITGEEKTIDLPESNVLQFLLEDDSLVTVRPSGTEPKIKFYFSVVADSNLAADEKLSNLKEAVMELIK
- a CDS encoding aldose 1-epimerase family protein, which gives rise to MTIIENELIRVKIASQGAEMTSLELKEDNQEYLWKADPKYWGRHAPVLFPIVGKVKNDQYKVNDEIFNLTQHGFARDNQFDLVEQEEQRVVYRLVSNKELLKKYPYQFELDIEYKLVANKVEISYFVKNKDKETMFFSIGAHPAFNWPLEEGENKEDYYLEFEEDKELRAYLLDEGLLSDTTIEFLANNNIKPLAEDLFQNDALILKGLKSKSVSLKSKKSNREVKVEFAGFPYMGIWSPPSGAPFICIEPWYGVADLKDSDGNLKTKEGIEVLQPGVEFSCTYSISIK
- the thiF gene encoding sulfur carrier protein ThiS adenylyltransferase ThiF, which encodes MNDFEKAVVGYIGEENLNKLQSVKVGIGGAGGLGSNCAFNLVRSGFKNFVIVDFDKVEYPNLNRQFYFTEQVSQAKVLALKENLLKINPDLEFEAIVKRVNSDNISQFFDDCDIIVEAFDEVKSKKMIVDEYINSDKFLVFASGLAGWGNTDKIQTKRFNDNFYIVGDFITEVSDDNPPLSPRVNIVAAKQADLILEAVLEGRV
- a CDS encoding type I phosphomannose isomerase catalytic subunit gives rise to the protein MYPLKFEPIYKEKIWGGRALEEKFSRKLPAGSIGESWEIAAHENGTSVISNGNLAGKGLMEAIKEEREKILGVEAKEDYYEKFPLLIKILDANDKLSVQVHPDDEYAHQYENGELGKTEMWYVIDAQEDAKLVYGVKPEVDKDEFAASIKEGRLEENLIEINVEAGDVLYMPSGTVHAIEEGILIAEIQQNSDTTYRVYDWNRMGQDGKPRELHIESALDVIEFGAEPEDKVVGLEIKEDGYVRTILVACPYFTTETLDITEKYSADTNHERFYVLMGLEGKAKLSYEGGEMDLKAGETLLLPAALGEYELIGECKLIKSYIRDLAELKAELEELGYSQEEIKQIKGL